A genome region from Setaria italica strain Yugu1 chromosome III, Setaria_italica_v2.0, whole genome shotgun sequence includes the following:
- the LOC101771067 gene encoding translation initiation factor eIF-2B subunit delta, with amino-acid sequence MDIRRPPPRSSSGGVEPRFRQVGFVTSAEPGPAAAPVPAAPAAASPTASDGLSPVMIPPPLIPDHLPVPVPASESLMPSSPPPPSSSRIDAVSDLDDDDLISRITSAHELNNFLLLFVSEPNKRDLIETKNEGDPTSVPQKPKLSKAERRAIQEAQRAAKAAAKEAGLKSTAKESDVNTKISKQPKAGKASLKKDVTQVNPPVASDKKTDECPPDKDRKKDLPQPRMQFDDVHRVVKAKKRSVVNQSEAQNRVELFRHLPQYAHGTQLPDLESKFFQPDLMHPSVYKVGLQYLSGDISGGNARCIAMLLAFREAINDYSTPAEKILSRDLTAKISSYVSFLIECRPLSISMGNAIRFLKNRITKLPLALSESEAKASLQSDIDRFISEKIIVAGKVIVSHAVTKIRDDDVLLTYGSPSVVEMIFDHAHELGKKFRVVVVDSRPNLEGQGLLRRLVAKGISCTYTHINAVSYIMHEATRVFLGASSVLSNGTVYSRVGTASVAMVAHAFGVPVLMCCEAYKFHERVQLDSICFNELGDPDAISRVPRGESLSNLKNWAENENLHILNLKYDITPSDYVSMLITDYGMLPPTSVPVIVREYRREHVWI; translated from the exons atggacatccgccgcccgccgccgcgctcctcgtcgggCGGGGTGGAGCCGCGGTTCCGCCAGGTGGGCTTCGTCACCTCCGCCGAGCccgggcccgccgccgccccggtccccgcggcgcccgcggcggcgtcgccgacggCCTCCGACGGGCTCTCCCCCGTCATGATCCCGCCCCCGCTCATCCCCGACCACCtacccgtccccgtccccgcgtCCGAGTCCCTCATGCCGtcctccccgcccccgccctcgTCGTCCCGCATCGACGCCGTCTCCGACCTtgacgacgacg ATTTGATTTCAAGAATTACTAGTGCGCATGAATTGAATAATTTTCTTCTGTTATTTGTTTCAGAACCAAACAAGAGAGACCTCATTGAAACAAAGAATGAAGGCGATCCTACTTCAGTTCCACAGAAACCAAAGCTCTCTAAAGCAGAGAGACGTGCTATCCAGGAAGCTCAGCGTGCCGCCAAAGCTGCTGCAAAGGAGGCAG GTTTAAAATCAACAGCCAAGGAGTCAGATGTGAACACCAAAATATCAAAGCAACCTAAGGCAGGAAAGGCATCTCTAAAGAAAGACGTGACCCAAGTTAACCCTCCAGTTGCTTCTGATAAAAAGACGGATGAATGCCCACCTGACAAAGATAGAAAAAAAGATCTTCCTCAACCCCGTATGCAATTTGATGATGTACACCGGGTGGTAAAAGCAAAAAAGCGTTCAGTTGTGAACCAATCAGAAGCTCAAAACAGAGTTGAACTGTTCAGACATCTGCCTCAATATGCACATGGCACTCAGCTTCCTGACCTTGAGTCCAAATTTTTTCAACCTGATCTAATGCATCCTTCTGTGTATAAG GTTGGTCTTCAATATTTGTCTGGTGACATATCTGGTGGCAACGCTCGTTGCATAGCAATGCTTCTTGCATTCAGAGAGGCAATAAATGATTACTCCACGCCTGCAGAAAAAATTCTCAGTAGAGATCTTACTGCTAAAATCAGTAGCTACGTGTCATTTCTCATTGAGTGCAGGCCTCTTTCAATCAGCATGGGTAATGCTATTAGATTTTTGAAGAACAGGATTACCAAGCTACCACTTGCATTGTCAGAGTCAGAAGCTAAAGCTAGTCTTCAATCTGACATCGATCGCTTTATAAGTGAGAAGATAATAGTTGCAGGCAAGGTCATTGTTAGTCATGCTGTCACAAAAATCAGAGATGATGATGTGCTATTGACATATGGGTCACCCTCTGTCGTCGAAATGATTTTTGACCATGCTCATGAACTTGGAAAGAAATTTCGTGTTGTGGTGGTAGATTCTCGTCCAAACCTTGAGGGACAAGGATTATTGCGCAGATTAGTTGCCAAGGGTATTAGCTGCACATACACACACATAAATGCTGTATCATACATCATGCATGAGGCTACAAGAGTGTTTTTGGGCGCCTCTTCAGTATTATCAAATGGTACTGTCTACTCCAGAGTCGGGACAGCTTCTGTAGCTATGGTTGCACATGCTTTTGGAGTTCCTGTTCTAATGTGTTGTGAGGCATACAAGTTTCATGAGAGGGTTCAACTTGATTCTATATGCTTCAATGAACTTG GTGACCCAGATGCTATTTCAAGAGTTCCCAGGGGTGAAAGTTTGAGTAATCTCAAAAACTGGGCTGAGAACGAAAATCTTCATATTCTGAATCTTAA GTATGACATCACCCCTTCTGATTATGTTTCAATGCTCATAACAGATTATGGAATG CTCCCACCTACTAGTGTACCAGTCATTGTACGAGAGTACCGCagggagcacgtatggatataG
- the LOC101778780 gene encoding protein LATE FLOWERING, which produces MEAPPSSLATATYDDDDYIVNLSLTLGPTSPLTLGPTSPQPSSPDNAAAIAATGNGSVDGGGGGGSGRGGVRLFPCLFCNKKFLKSQALGGHQNAHKKERSVGWNAHLYLSPETSTVPNIVTPISQTSPTVVPIHVSHSCRSQRTVHRDDAATFGGPRYATDGDGSGLSGWWYAEGGRSCTLGGDEKQRHVDLNLKL; this is translated from the coding sequence ATGGAGGCGCCTCCTTCATCTCTAGCCACGGCCACCTATGACGACGACGACTACATCGTCAACCTGTCGCTGACGCTGGGCCCGACCTCGCCGCTGACGCTGGGCCCGACCTCGCCGCAACCCTCCTCCCCTGACAATGCCGCCGCGATCGCGGCTACTGGTAATGGCAGTGttgatggaggaggaggtggtggcagcggcagaGGTGGTGTGAGGCTCTTCCCTTGCCTCTTCTGCAACAAGAAGTTCCTCAAGTCGCAGGCGCTAGGGGGACACCAGAATGCACACAAGAAAGAGAGGAGCGTCGGATGGAACGCTCACCTCTACCTCTCGCCGGAGACGTCCACCGTGCCCAACATAGTTACGCCGATTAGCCAAACATCTCCTACGGTGGTGCCCATCCATGTCTCGCACTCGTGCCGTTCCCAACGCACAGTACACCGCGATGATGCGGCAACATTTGGAGGGCCTCGTTACGCCACGGATGGTGATGGTAGTGGTTTATCAGGGTGGTGGTATGCGGAGGGCGGCCGATCGTGTACGCTTGGCGGGGACGAGAAGCAGAGGCATGTTGATCTCAATCTCAAGCTCTAG